From the genome of Vibrio navarrensis, one region includes:
- the murE gene encoding UDP-N-acetylmuramoyl-L-alanyl-D-glutamate--2,6-diaminopimelate ligase, translating to MTTSISLASLLSPWAIYPELNAVTVTSLELDSRKIRTGDTFVAMIGQQTDGRRFIDTAIANGANAVIASACSQHAHASLEYRGDVPVVYVEQLDMQLSAIAGKLYPHPQMRLIGVTGTNGKTTITQLIAQWLQLLGESAAVMGTTGNGFLHNLQPAANTTGSAVEVQKTLATLAQQGAQTTALEVSSHGLVQGRVKDLNFAAGVFTNLSRDHLDYHGTMEAYAQAKMSLFTEHQCQQAIINVDDPIGAQWFAELERGIAVSLQPQPSAERTLWATRVDYAQSGITLEFDGCFGTGRFQAPLIGEFNATNLMLALATLLSLGFDKQALLDSAAQLQPVLGRMELFQAPGRAKVVVDYAHTPDALEKALQALRVHCQGKLWAIFGCGGDRDKGKRPMMAEIAERLGDRVILTDDNPRSEDGSQIIADMLAGLASPQLAIVEHDRFKALQHALQHAHADDIILLAGKGHEDYQVLSHQTIHYSDRESAQQLLGIQPC from the coding sequence ATGACAACATCCATCAGTTTGGCCAGCTTGTTATCGCCTTGGGCGATTTATCCAGAGCTCAATGCCGTAACGGTCACTTCCCTTGAGTTGGACAGCCGCAAGATTCGTACTGGGGATACCTTCGTCGCAATGATTGGCCAGCAAACCGACGGTCGCCGTTTTATCGATACTGCCATCGCCAATGGTGCCAACGCGGTGATCGCCAGTGCTTGTTCTCAACATGCGCACGCCAGTTTGGAGTACCGAGGGGATGTGCCCGTGGTGTATGTCGAGCAGCTCGATATGCAGCTTTCGGCCATTGCCGGGAAACTCTATCCGCATCCGCAGATGCGTTTGATTGGCGTGACGGGCACCAACGGTAAAACCACCATCACGCAATTGATCGCTCAGTGGCTGCAACTGCTTGGTGAGTCGGCGGCGGTGATGGGGACCACAGGCAATGGTTTTCTGCATAACTTGCAGCCTGCCGCCAATACCACAGGTAGCGCGGTCGAAGTGCAAAAAACGTTAGCGACGCTAGCGCAGCAAGGTGCACAAACCACCGCGTTGGAAGTCTCTTCTCACGGCTTAGTGCAAGGGCGAGTGAAAGATCTCAACTTTGCCGCTGGCGTGTTTACTAACTTAAGTCGTGACCACCTCGATTACCACGGCACGATGGAGGCTTATGCACAGGCCAAAATGAGCCTGTTTACTGAACATCAATGCCAGCAAGCGATCATCAATGTCGATGATCCGATTGGTGCTCAATGGTTTGCCGAGCTTGAGCGCGGTATTGCTGTCTCGCTGCAGCCACAACCCTCCGCAGAGCGCACCCTTTGGGCAACGCGTGTCGACTACGCGCAAAGCGGCATCACGCTTGAGTTTGATGGCTGTTTCGGTACTGGGCGTTTTCAAGCGCCGCTGATCGGCGAGTTCAATGCCACCAATTTGATGTTGGCACTGGCCACCTTGCTCAGTCTCGGCTTTGATAAACAAGCGCTGCTCGATAGTGCGGCCCAATTGCAACCCGTGCTTGGTCGTATGGAGCTTTTCCAAGCTCCGGGCCGAGCAAAAGTGGTGGTGGATTATGCTCACACGCCCGACGCTCTGGAAAAAGCCTTGCAAGCTCTGCGCGTACATTGTCAGGGCAAACTTTGGGCCATTTTTGGTTGCGGTGGTGACCGAGACAAAGGCAAACGGCCGATGATGGCGGAAATCGCCGAGCGGCTGGGGGATCGTGTTATCCTCACCGATGACAATCCACGCAGTGAAGATGGCTCGCAGATCATCGCCGATATGTTAGCAGGTCTTGCCTCGCCGCAGTTGGCGATTGTGGAGCATGATCGCTTCAAAGCGCTGCAACACGCCTTGCAGCACGCCCATGCCGACGACATCATTTTATTGGCGGGCAAAGGGCACGAAGATTACCAAGTGTTATCCCATCAGACGATTCACTATTCTGATCGTGAATCGGCGCAGCAACTTTTAGGAATTCAGCCATGCTAG
- a CDS encoding UDP-N-acetylmuramoyl-tripeptide--D-alanyl-D-alanine ligase has product MLDTTLSHLAQLTEGQLIGEDALFSSVSTDTRHIEKGALFVALVGERFDAHHFCQQALQAGASALLVERALDLPVAQVVVQDTKLALGQLAADVHQRCQTATVAITGSCGKTTVKEMTASILQQKGKVLFTTGNFNNDIGVPLTLLRSQEDDDYAVIELGANHIGEIAYTTRLVKPQIALVNNVAAAHLEGFGSIDGVKQAKGEIYQGLAAGDVAVVNLESNGGEAWQSVLADKKVVTFSAHDPNADFYASDVYLNEEGQAKFVLHTPKQALPISLGIIGQHNVSNAIAASIIALHFGASEQEIQAGLRNLMPVKGRVDVQRLTDKIKLIDDSYNASVPAMKVAVDLLASFSGTRWLILGYMAELGDESLALHRQVGEHAAPFGFEHVLTFGEDTRIISDLCQGLHFADHSAMIDYIKQHLASDAESNHTLLVKGANSAGMSKVVAALKENFK; this is encoded by the coding sequence ATGCTAGACACCACGCTTAGCCATTTGGCTCAGCTCACTGAGGGCCAGCTTATCGGTGAGGATGCCCTTTTTTCCAGTGTTTCCACCGACACCCGCCACATCGAAAAAGGGGCGCTGTTTGTTGCCTTAGTGGGAGAGCGTTTCGACGCGCACCATTTTTGCCAGCAAGCGTTGCAGGCTGGCGCAAGTGCTTTATTAGTGGAACGCGCTCTCGATCTGCCTGTTGCGCAAGTGGTTGTCCAAGACACGAAATTGGCGCTCGGCCAGTTGGCGGCCGATGTGCATCAGCGCTGCCAGACGGCGACGGTGGCGATCACCGGAAGCTGTGGAAAAACCACCGTCAAAGAGATGACCGCCAGTATTTTGCAGCAAAAAGGCAAGGTACTGTTTACCACCGGTAATTTTAACAACGACATCGGCGTGCCGCTTACGCTGCTGCGCTCACAAGAAGATGATGACTACGCGGTGATTGAGCTGGGTGCCAACCACATTGGCGAGATTGCTTACACCACCCGTTTAGTCAAACCGCAAATTGCCCTGGTCAATAACGTGGCGGCCGCGCATCTGGAAGGCTTTGGCTCGATTGACGGTGTGAAGCAGGCGAAAGGTGAAATCTATCAAGGGCTTGCCGCCGGCGATGTGGCAGTGGTCAACCTAGAGAGTAATGGCGGAGAGGCTTGGCAATCGGTGTTGGCCGATAAAAAAGTCGTGACCTTCTCGGCGCACGATCCAAATGCCGACTTTTATGCCTCTGACGTTTATCTTAATGAAGAGGGCCAAGCAAAGTTTGTTTTGCACACGCCAAAGCAAGCTTTACCTATTTCACTGGGGATCATTGGTCAGCATAACGTTAGCAATGCGATTGCGGCTTCGATCATCGCGCTGCATTTTGGTGCGAGTGAGCAAGAAATTCAGGCAGGGCTGCGTAATTTGATGCCAGTGAAAGGCCGCGTGGATGTCCAACGTCTCACCGATAAGATTAAACTGATCGATGACAGCTATAATGCCAGCGTCCCCGCGATGAAAGTGGCTGTGGATCTGTTGGCGAGCTTTTCAGGTACGCGCTGGCTAATTTTAGGCTACATGGCCGAATTGGGGGATGAAAGTCTTGCACTTCATCGTCAAGTCGGTGAACATGCTGCCCCATTTGGTTTTGAGCACGTTCTTACTTTTGGTGAGGACACACGAATTATTAGCGATCTGTGTCAGGGGCTTCACTTCGCTGACCATAGCGCCATGATCGATTATATCAAGCAGCATCTCGCTTCTGACGCCGAATCAAACCATACCTTATTGGTAAAAGGGGCGAACTCGGCTGGCATGAGCAAGGTTGTGGCTGCTTTGAAGGAGAACTTTAAATGA
- the mraY gene encoding phospho-N-acetylmuramoyl-pentapeptide-transferase translates to MIIWLAELLQPYFSFFRLFEYLSFRAILSVLTALGLSLWMGPKMIKRLQLLQIGQVVRNEGPESHFSKRGTPTMGGIMILTAITVTVLLWANLSNPYVWAVLAVLLGYGAVGFADDYRKVVRKNTDGLIARWKYFWQSAIALVVAFALYAYGKDTAATQLVVPFFKDVMPQLGLMYVILTYFVIVGTGNAVNLTDGLDGLAIMPTVLVSAGFAVIAWATGNVNFAQYLHIPYLPHASELVVVCTAMVGAGLGFLWFNTYPAQVFMGDVGSLALGGALGTIAVLVRQELVLVIMGGVFVMETLSVILQVGSYKLRGQRIFRMAPIHHHYELKGWPEPRVIVRFWIISIVLVLIGLATLKVR, encoded by the coding sequence ATGATTATTTGGCTTGCCGAGCTGCTACAGCCATATTTTTCTTTCTTCCGCTTGTTTGAATACTTGTCGTTTCGCGCCATCTTAAGTGTCCTAACGGCGCTTGGCCTCTCGCTTTGGATGGGCCCCAAGATGATCAAACGGCTGCAACTGCTGCAAATTGGTCAAGTGGTGCGCAATGAAGGGCCTGAGTCCCATTTCAGTAAGCGTGGTACCCCGACCATGGGCGGCATCATGATCCTAACGGCAATCACGGTTACCGTATTGCTGTGGGCGAACCTCTCGAACCCTTATGTGTGGGCGGTACTGGCTGTGTTGCTTGGTTATGGCGCAGTTGGCTTTGCCGACGATTATCGTAAAGTGGTGCGCAAAAACACCGATGGCTTGATTGCCCGCTGGAAGTATTTCTGGCAGTCGGCGATTGCGCTCGTGGTGGCGTTTGCTCTGTACGCGTATGGCAAAGACACGGCAGCCACTCAGTTAGTGGTGCCTTTTTTCAAAGATGTGATGCCGCAGCTTGGCTTAATGTACGTCATTCTCACCTATTTTGTGATTGTCGGAACCGGAAACGCGGTCAATTTGACCGACGGATTAGATGGCTTGGCCATCATGCCCACCGTACTGGTATCAGCCGGGTTTGCTGTGATTGCTTGGGCGACTGGCAACGTCAACTTCGCTCAATATCTGCATATCCCGTATCTGCCGCATGCCTCTGAGCTGGTGGTGGTGTGTACCGCGATGGTGGGCGCCGGGCTGGGCTTTCTATGGTTTAACACTTACCCAGCTCAAGTATTTATGGGTGATGTCGGCTCGTTAGCACTTGGTGGTGCACTAGGCACCATCGCCGTATTGGTGCGTCAAGAGCTGGTGTTGGTGATCATGGGCGGTGTGTTTGTGATGGAAACCCTGTCGGTCATTCTTCAGGTTGGCTCATACAAGTTACGTGGCCAGCGCATTTTCCGCATGGCACCGATTCACCATCACTACGAATTAAAAGGTTGGCCAGAGCCGCGCGTGATCGTGCGCTTTTGGATCATCTCTATTGTTTTGGTCTTGATTGGTCTTGCGACGTTGAAAGTGCGTTAA
- the murD gene encoding UDP-N-acetylmuramoyl-L-alanine--D-glutamate ligase, giving the protein MERWQSIKNVVIVGLGITGLSVVKHLRKTQPQLQLKVMDTRPTPPGADKLPAGIELHTGGWNDAWLSQADLVVTNPGIALATPQIQAVLAKGTPVVGDIELFAWAADKPVLAITGSNGKSTVTDLCGVMANACGVKAAIGGNIGVPALDLLQQEVELYVLELSSFQLETTASLSLVAAAFLNLSEDHMDRYQGMDDYRQAKLRIFQHAQTAIVNRDDVQTYPLSPMPLLSFGSDAEEFGLITWQGQSWLAQNGQPILPSSELKLVGQHNVANVLVVLALLSAAGIDYRKGLEALKSYTGLTHRCQVVADNRGIKWVNDSKATNLASTQAALSGLHCTGKLYLLVGGDGKGADFSPLAPVLANLPVELCCFGADGDKFMPLHPSAKRFERMEDVIEQISAQLQPGDMVMLSPACASFDQFSNFMARGDRFAELARQYA; this is encoded by the coding sequence ATGGAACGTTGGCAATCGATAAAGAATGTGGTGATCGTAGGGCTCGGAATAACCGGGCTCTCTGTCGTTAAACACCTGAGAAAAACACAGCCTCAGTTGCAGCTTAAGGTGATGGATACTCGACCAACGCCGCCGGGGGCAGACAAACTGCCAGCAGGCATTGAGCTACATACGGGTGGCTGGAATGACGCTTGGCTGAGCCAAGCCGATCTGGTGGTCACCAATCCCGGAATCGCGTTAGCAACCCCACAAATTCAGGCCGTGCTTGCGAAAGGTACGCCTGTGGTTGGTGACATTGAGCTGTTTGCCTGGGCGGCAGACAAGCCAGTGCTTGCGATTACCGGTTCCAACGGCAAAAGTACCGTTACCGACCTGTGTGGTGTGATGGCCAATGCCTGCGGAGTGAAAGCGGCCATCGGTGGCAACATTGGAGTACCTGCTCTCGATTTGTTGCAGCAAGAGGTCGAACTCTACGTGCTGGAGTTGTCGAGTTTTCAGCTGGAAACCACCGCCAGTTTGTCACTGGTGGCGGCGGCGTTTCTCAATCTTTCCGAAGATCACATGGATCGCTATCAGGGCATGGACGACTATCGCCAAGCCAAACTGCGCATTTTCCAACACGCGCAAACCGCCATCGTCAATCGTGATGATGTGCAAACTTATCCGCTCTCGCCGATGCCATTGCTCTCGTTTGGCTCTGATGCAGAAGAGTTTGGCTTAATCACTTGGCAAGGTCAGTCATGGTTGGCGCAAAACGGTCAGCCCATCTTGCCAAGCAGCGAGTTAAAACTGGTGGGTCAGCATAACGTGGCGAACGTGTTGGTCGTGCTAGCGCTACTAAGCGCGGCAGGAATTGACTATCGGAAAGGGCTAGAGGCGCTGAAGTCTTACACCGGGTTGACACACCGGTGTCAGGTTGTCGCCGATAATCGCGGCATTAAGTGGGTCAATGATTCGAAAGCAACTAATCTGGCCAGCACTCAAGCAGCCTTGTCGGGCTTGCACTGCACGGGCAAGCTCTACCTGTTGGTCGGTGGCGACGGCAAAGGGGCCGACTTTTCACCGTTAGCGCCTGTTTTGGCCAATTTGCCCGTCGAACTCTGCTGTTTTGGTGCAGATGGCGATAAGTTTATGCCTTTACATCCGTCAGCCAAACGCTTTGAACGGATGGAAGATGTGATTGAGCAGATATCTGCGCAATTGCAACCGGGAGATATGGTGATGCTTTCGCCAGCCTGTGCTAGTTTTGACCAGTTCAGTAACTTTATGGCGCGCGGCGATCGATTCGCTGAGCTGGCGCGCCAGTACGCAT